The DNA sequence TGTGAGGTATAGAGGTACTTTTCGATGGTGCTCTCGTCGATGTCGTCGGGTTCAAGCTCGCCGGCTTTCACCCGCTCAGCTACGACGCGCACCGCATCTACGATTTCGGCTCGTCCGCCATAGGCGAAGGCGAAGTTTAGGAATTGGTTATCATAGGTGGCGGTTGCCTGTTCCACGTCGGTTATAAGCTGCTGGAGGCTAGGCGGCAGCATGTTGGTTCGGCCGATGACTTTGACGTGCACGCGGTTTCTGTGGATGCGCTCATCCGTTAGGAGTTTACGGAATTCTCCCTCAGCGATCTGCATGATTTGCTCGATTTCCTTGGTGTTGCGGGCAAAGTTCTCGGTGGAAAAGCTGTAGAGCGTGACGAATTTGACGTTGAGTTTAAGGCACCAGTCTAGAAGCTGCTCGACGGTTTCGGCGCCTTTTTTGTGTCCCAGCCACGGATTCATCTCTTTTGAGCTGGCCCAGCGGCGGTTGCCGTCCAGAATTATGGCGATGTGCTCGACGGGGACACCGTTTTTCACCTGCTGCCAAAGCCACTCCTCGTATACCTTGTAGATACCAAGAAAATAGAGGATTCTTTTAAGCACCAAGTGAGCCTCGCATCGTAAAGGTCAACGTAGCGTAGTTGATATTAAGGTTAAATCTTTGCTGCTTCAATTAAAGCTTCCCCCGTCGCCCAACAACAGCTGTCTATAGCTCCTCGGCTTTTTCGCCTTTCTGTTTAAAGAAATCCCGTGAGGATTTGTTGACGATGTAGATGAGTAAAACCGAGGCTACACCGATGAGTATCCCAACGATGATCGAGAAGAGGAAATTGGCAAACATCGGGTCCGCTAAACCGATAACCGTGGATTCTTTAGTGTAATATGAGTAAATCACGTTGGCGGTGCTTTCAAGAATCCATCTAGACCACGCCACAGTCACAATCAACGCCACGTTCCGAAGCAGCCGCGAGTCCCTGTCAATGTAGAGCCGAATGCAGCGTCCCAGCAATACAATGATTATGCCCACTACCAAAAGATCCATGATGCCTTTGATGAAGTAGGTAGCGATGACGGGGGATATGGCGAGCCAACCTGCAAGATTCGCCGCGGGGGCAACGTTGATGTTTACGCTGGCTATGCCAAGATAAGCGCTGACAGCGACACAGAGGATGCCTGCGATGACGGTGTAGTTGGATATCTGCATGGGCAGCGGCGGCGGCTCGTAGTCTTTTGCCCAGTGATAGAAGTCGCGGGTGGCTTTATCGACGCCAAAGCCTTTGAGCAGCAGAAACCCACCGACCACGATGACTATGGCGATGCCGTACCAGAGGATGGCGCCTGGAATGTAAAAGTTAATGCCCCAAAGCACACCGAAAATCAAAACCAAAATCCCCGGCAACCCCAAAGCGATGCGGGCATAGCGGGGATTATCTACCAGCAGCCGAATGTACTTGGTGAAGACTGCAGCAGTTTCCTCGATGGATTCACTGTGCTTAATCACGATGCGACGCACCGAAGAAACGGGCACGCGGGATTCAACCAGTGGCAAAACCGCCTCATCCGAGAAGCCATCAGAAACCAATATGACCTCGTTGGCGCCGAAAGCCTCCTGCAGCTTATTAATTTCCCCGACGAGTTTGCGGTCCGCGCTCACCCCGCCTAAATCGGTGCCTGAGATGGTTGCCACCTCAAAGATTTCGTCGGGCTGCTTTTCTTTATCTAAGCGGTCGTAGAGCCGCACTGCCTCAAACATGGCGTTGGCGTCGGGTTCCTCGGGGTCTTTGAGGGCAAGGGAAACGGCGCCGTCGAGGTTGGCGCCTCGGCCAAGAAGCGGCGTTTTGACGGCTGCTTTGGCTTCTATATCGCCATCTCTGTCAACACATAAAATGAGGATGCGCTTTTGCGTCTGGGGCTGCGTTTCCCTTTTAGCCATCGAAATCTCTAACTCATTATTACAGGTTCTGAACTTTAAGCTTGCGTTTCTGCCTCGTCTTCATCTTCGTCTCCGAGCATCAACGCATACTCGTCCCAGTTGACTTTTTCTCCGCGGTTAAGTTTCTCGCGGGCTTCAGTGCCGATTTTCTCCTTCATGGCCTGCTCCTTCACTGCACGCTCAGCCTGCTCCGCTTTACGTTTCACTTCGTCCTCTTTGCGTCTGACATCGTCTTCTCTGCGGCGAGCCTGGTACTGCTCACGCATGCCAACGCGGATACCGGTGGATTGGGCGATTAAAACGCGGATTTGCTCGTAGGTCTGGTTGTTTTGTTCCTTGGCTTTGATGAAAGATTGGTGGAGGCTGTCGGCTTCGGCGCGGTCGCGTTTGATGGTTTCGATTTTCTCCATCATAACCGCGTGTAGGTCTTGGCTTTTTTTGGCAAGCTCAGTTAACTCTTTATGGTAAACGTCGGCTTGCTCATCGAAGACTTTGCGGTGCGCGATTAGTTCCTTGATTTTTTTGTGCTGGTTATCGATTTTTTTGTAGCCGCT is a window from the Candidatus Bathyarchaeota archaeon genome containing:
- the uppS gene encoding polyprenyl diphosphate synthase → MLKRILYFLGIYKVYEEWLWQQVKNGVPVEHIAIILDGNRRWASSKEMNPWLGHKKGAETVEQLLDWCLKLNVKFVTLYSFSTENFARNTKEIEQIMQIAEGEFRKLLTDERIHRNRVHVKVIGRTNMLPPSLQQLITDVEQATATYDNQFLNFAFAYGGRAEIVDAVRVVAERVKAGELEPDDIDESTIEKYLYTSHMTKQDPDLIIRTSGEERLSGFLVWQSAYSELVFLDVYWPDFRLIDMLRAIRTFQKRKRRYGT
- a CDS encoding DUF373 family protein, producing the protein MAKRETQPQTQKRILILCVDRDGDIEAKAAVKTPLLGRGANLDGAVSLALKDPEEPDANAMFEAVRLYDRLDKEKQPDEIFEVATISGTDLGGVSADRKLVGEINKLQEAFGANEVILVSDGFSDEAVLPLVESRVPVSSVRRIVIKHSESIEETAAVFTKYIRLLVDNPRYARIALGLPGILVLIFGVLWGINFYIPGAILWYGIAIVIVVGGFLLLKGFGVDKATRDFYHWAKDYEPPPLPMQISNYTVIAGILCVAVSAYLGIASVNINVAPAANLAGWLAISPVIATYFIKGIMDLLVVGIIIVLLGRCIRLYIDRDSRLLRNVALIVTVAWSRWILESTANVIYSYYTKESTVIGLADPMFANFLFSIIVGILIGVASVLLIYIVNKSSRDFFKQKGEKAEEL